The sequence CCCCCTCGTAGGAGGCGTGATTTTTTGAAATATATATTGCACCATGATAAACCTCCACCAATATGAGGGTACCGGGAGCCATGGGAAACGCGATGATGGCCCCCTCCGTCATCGCTATGCTTGAAAAACTGGCCTTTCCGACCGATGAAGAAGGCCCATTGACAACCGTTCTTTCGAACTGAGGCGTTCTATTTTAGCCCAAACGGGCCGGGATGACTATGGGGCAGGGGACCGCTCCCATCGGGTCTGGCCCGTCGTACCGTTCCAGACCAGACACCACCGTTCCCGCAGGGCCGGGACCGCCCAGCAGGTCGTCGCCGACGTGCAGAGGCCCCACGCGTTGCAGATGATCATTCGGTGAGCGCCCCAGCGTAATTCGACGACCTGAACCCAGGGCGACTGCTCTAATCGTATTTCCGATTCGGTGCAGACGTCTAAGCCGGTCTGGATATCGGAACGGGAGAGGCCGTCGCCGTTCGTGTCGATGCAGACCCGGTAGCCCCTGGGGTCGGGTAATCCCAAGACGAGGCCCACGGACCGTCCCTGCCGCAGGGCCATTCCCTGGGCGTAGACGATATCGGCGGTCAGGACCTGCGGAATCTCCAGGACTTTGGAACGGACCTGCCAGGTGTGCACGACACTCAGAGCGAACCCGGCCAGCAGACCGATGAGGCCGAGGCTGATCAGGATTTCTGTCAGGGTCCAGCCGGGCTCGGGGAGGTGCAGAGGGCGTTTCATGGGTGCACTTTCTCAAAGTAACGGAGTGACGAAAGGGACGGAGTTCGGCCGATGGGCATTTGGCAGATGGGCCGATGGGCAGATAGGCAGGTGGGCAGATGGGCAGGTTGAGAGACGGGCGTCTATCTCCGGAACACCGGCCGTCATGCCGGTGGCTTCCGTAGAGAGCCGGCCGTCCTGCGGGCGTCCTCCTCATGCACCGCCCGTCATGGCCGGGTCGATCCCCTCCGAACACCGCCCGTCATGGCGGTGTCAGATCCCCTCTGAACACCGCCCGTCATGGTGGTGTCATTCTTAACAAGCTTGAAACATCGAGATGGCCGGGCCACCGTTTTCCCGGATGGGAACTGCATTTCTCCCAACCGAACGGACCCGTCCGCCGAGGGTCGGCTCGGCCGATGGGTCGGCGGTGGATGGAGAGAACATACAGCGTGCCATAGGGGCAACGCTTCCGGTGAAGCCTTCAGGCGGGGACGTCAGCGTTGAGTTTCCGGACCGACCCGGAATACCAATGGTCAGGGACCCGACTTCAGGTGTTTAATTTTCTGAACACTTCTGTCCATCGCGTTAGACACCTCAGGCCTGAGGCGGAGGCGGGAGGGCCGAGGAAGCGAAGAATTCGAGCCATCGGGAGGGGCGTCCGACGTCACTGGCACGCCGGTTGCATGGTCCCAGGGGACGTTCCGTCGGCCGAGACGGCCGGTGCGCGCAACGACGTTTTCGGCGGCGGGTGGCCGCACGCCGAGACCCCGATGCGGGTGGGCGGGAGGCGTCTATCCTGCGGTGGTGGTCCAGAGTGTCGGCGGTGGCGGCGGGGGCGGGCCCGCAAATCCGGCGGGCCGGTCTGGGCCGAGTCCGGTGCCTTCCCGCTGAAGCGGAGCGTGAGACTGTTCCATTTTTGGTGGGCGAATTAGTCAGATATGTAGATCTGAAGAGGTTTTTCTTGGAATCCGCCTCCAGGTCCGAGCCGCGGCCAGCTGGGATGAGCTTTTCCGGCCTTTCACCCACCTTGGAACAGTCTCCGGAGCGTCGAAGGATTGCCCCTGCGGGGCGGGCCTGGCTAAAATGACTCCACGGGCGAATCGGCCGGGAGACGGTCATGGACCTCTGGCAAGAGCTAACCCACGCCTGGCAGAGTCGGTACCCCCTCGTGTGGGTCGCCTCCTGGGACGAGGCGAGGGTCGAACAGCGGCTTCAAGCCCTCGCTCGGGCCATCTTCCAGAAGCCCGACAGCCTGTATGTCTGGACCTGCATCGCCGGATTCGGCGGAGCCTCTTCCGATACGCGGGACCCCCTCCAGGCCCTCGAATTCATCGAGGCCCACCCGGCGGGCGGGATCTTCATGCTGAAGGATTTTGCGCCGTGGCTGAACGGGCATCCGGGCCTCGTCCGCAAGCTCCGGGACCTCTACTACCGCCTGCGGACCCAGCCCAAGATGGTCGTGATGGTATCGCCGGACGCCCGGGTCCCGGAGCTCCTCAAGCGGGAGCTCTACCTCGTTCCCGTCGATATCCCGACCGAGGCCGAGATCGTTCAATACCTGCAAGCCCTGTTCCGGACCCAGGCCGCCCTCCAGCCCTGGCAGGCCCTCGTCCCCCGGTTGGCCGCCACGATGCGGGGCCTGACATTCAACGAAATCTTCCACCTCGTCCAGCGCCTCGCCCAGCGGCCCCTCCAGCATGAACAGGACCTGTTCGAGACTGTCTTTGCCGAAAAGGAACAGCTCGTCCGCAAAGAAAGCGCCCTTGAATACGTGCCTCCCCGGTGGAGTCTCGAAGACCTCGGTGGGATGGACGTCCTGAAAGACTGGCTCCGCAAGCGGGCCGTCCTGTTTACTCCCGAGGCCCGCCGTCAGGACCTGCCTCGTCCCAAGGGCATCCTGATCATGGGCATCAGCGGATGCGGCAAGAGCTTGGCCGTCAAGTGCGTCTCGTCCCTGTGGAACTTACCCCTCTTCCGACTGGACATGAACCTGATCTTTTCAGGTGCATACGGAGAACCCGAATGGGTCTTCCACCAGGCCCTCCGCCAGGTCGAGGCCATCGCCCCGGCCGTCCTCTGGATCGACGAAATCGAGATGGGCGTCGGCCGCTACCACGAGACGGGCGGCGAGGGTCGGAGCCACATCTTTTCCAGCTTCCTGACGTGGCTCCAGGAGCGGGCCGGGGACGTCTTCGTCGCCGCCACGGCCAACCGGATTCATCTCCTCCCGGCCGAACTCCTCCGGAAGGGCCGTTTTGACCAGATCTTCTACGTCGACCTCCCCGACGACGAGGAGCGGAAGGAGATCTTTCGGATCCACCTCCGCAAGCAGGGCGCCGACCCGGCGGGCTTCGACATGGTCGCCCTGGCCGCCATGACGAAGGGTTGGACAGGCGCCGAAATCGAGCAGGCCGTCGTGTCAGCCCGCATCGAGGCCCTCCACGAGGGCGTCCCGATGACGATGGACCACCTCGTCACGGCCATCGGTCAGATCGTCCCCCTGTCCAAGACGATGGAGGACCAGATCAAGGCCATCAAGGCCTGGGCCTACGACCGGGCGCTCCCGGCTTCCTCCAGCGCCGCCAAGCGATACCGGTAGGGGAGACCGGTGCCGGGCCCGACCTACTCCTGAGAACGACGCCCCTCCTGGCTCACGACGACGCGGGTTTTACTCCCCTTGACGGCCCCGACCAGCAGGCCCAACCCACTGCCGAGGGGAACGAAGAGAATCGAGCCGACCAAGAAATAGCCGAGGAAATTCTTCTCAGGCCTATCGGAACAAAACCAAGAGGGGGGATTGCACGGGGAGGTGGCGGCCATCGCACCCAGCGCGATGGCCCCGGCCAATCCAAGCCCAGCCCCAATCCTCAGGCCCTCTAAGGCGCCCCGGCTACGGCTCCGGTGCTCCACGGCCCGGATCTCGCTCCACGAGATGCCTCCGACGCCTTCGGCCGTGACCCGGGCCTTCGGGACCCGGACCTCCGTGCCGTCCGTGCGCAGGACCTTCAGGTCCTTTCCGTCCAGCCGCCGCTGAAGAGCCGGCAGGGTCTCGGGCCGGGTCGGGTCCGTCTGAAGGGTATGGGTGCAGGCGGTCACTACGAAGACGGGTAGGAACAGCCATCCGCTGAGACGCCACATCGGTGGGCCTCCGGGGTCTGAAAGTCGGTCAACGCACCCGTCGGGTATAATTACATACGTACAGAACCCAAAAGGCGTCAAGAAGCGAGCGCTCATAGGGCGGAGGCCCCATCCAAAGTCTTCCACGACCCCTTGGATCAAAAATGCGCAGATCGGCCCCGATCGCTTGGCTTTTCCTCGGCGTGGCGGCCTTAACCCATCCGACCCCCCCGTCCTCCCCGGACGCCGCGCGGGACCACGTCGGGTTCCTCGGCGACTACCGACTCCCCCACGTCCAGTGCGCCTTCCGCCGGCTCGGCCTCCGATGGGCCCGCGTCGACTTCCGGTGGGACCAGATCCAGCCGGCCCGTGACGTCTTTGACTGGAGCGGCCCCGACAGCCTCGTGCGGACGGCCCGCGTCCTGGGTCTTCGCCTGATGGTCAACCTCGTCGGCACGCCGGCCTGGGCCAACGGCGGCCAGACGCCCAACGTCCCGCCCCGGGACGTCCGGGACTGGGAAGACTTCGTCCGGGCCGTCGTCGCCCGCTACGCCCGCTTCGAGGGTTCCGACTACGGCGTCCACCACTGGCTCATCTGGAACGAGCCGAACCTGCATAAATTCTTTACGGGCACGGAGGACGAATACCTGGACCGCATCCTGATTCCCGCCGCCCGGCTGATCCACGCCCTGGACCCGACGGCCCAGGTCGGCGCCCCCGAGATGACCCACCACTGGCTCCGGCAATTGCCCCGGTGGAACCTCCTCTACGTCGTCCATCGGGCGCTTCCATACATCGATATCATCACCCACCATACCCTCGCCCGACCCGACGAAATCGCACAGGTCGTCGACGGCATCGTCGGGCCGACGGCCCGAGGCCTGGGCCGGCCCCTCTGGCTGACCGAGGTCGGATGGGATACCTGCGATAGCCCTTGCGGCCTCGACTGGCAGGCCCACGCCTACCGGTGGACCCTGGAATACCGGCAGGCCCGGAGCGACTGGCTCCCGATGGTCGTCTTCTACGTGATGTGGACCGGCCTGCCCTGCCACCACGACGTCCTCATGCCGGACTTCACGTGCGAGAACGGTCGCGTCCGGCCCGCCTTCGGGACCGTCCTCGACTTCCTGGAAGGCCGTCCCTTTCGAGACCCCTTCCCGGCATGCCACGAGTCATCGGGTCTCTGTGACGTCGGACCGAGGACCCCGCCCCGGTCCCTGCCGCCCGAGTGCCGTCCCCGGGGACCCTGAAAGGGGCCATCCAGTCGGGAATTCGGGAGTTCGGCAGTTCGGGAATTCGGGAATTCGGCCCTTCGGGAAGGCCGTTCGGCGGCCGACGTAGAAAGCGAGGGGGTATGTATCGTTCCAGGTCCCCGCGTCTTCCTGAAGTTTTCCCGACTCTTCGCCGCATGGGCTCATGGCTCACGTTGGCTCATGGGTCATGACTCATAGGCCCATGAGCCATCAGCTATGAGCCATGAGCCAATAAGGGCCATGAGCCCATAGCGGTTATGAACCATCCATCACCCTGGCTCGTCCCTCCGTCCCTTTGAAAAACCGTGCTTCCCGAGTGTTGGACAAGATTGTTCCGAGGCCATTCTCACGAACCGAACGGCTCTGTCAACTCTTTACTCTTTATCTTATACTTATACTTTACCAGCGGCCCGAACGCAGGACCTGAAACCCCAGGACGAGGGCCATCAAGAGGGCGGTCAGCCAGCCTATCGCTCCGACGACGGGAATGCCGTACCAGACCGGTCCGACGGGCCGGATCATCAAGAGGGCCGATGCCACCAGGAGGCTCCCGATGACCATCGCCCAGGCCATCCGGTGAAACCCCCGTTGGACCGAATCCTCCAGGGACGTCAGGTTCCGGACCTCCATCGGGAGGGGCCACTGGCCCCGGCTGAACTGTTGCCAGAACCACTCGAACTCCAGGGGCGTCGAGGCCGCCATCGAGAGGACCTGTTCGGCCTGCTGGACGATCCGACGCCCGTACCGAAGGGGGCTGTACCGCCGGCGGACCAACTGCTGGACGAAGGGCCGGGCGACTTCCACGGTCTGGAGGTCGGGGTCCAGCTTTCGGGCCAGGGCGTCCAGGGCCAAGAGGGCCTTGAACATGAGGGCCAGGTCGGTCGCCAGAAACAGGTGGTACCGCCGGAGGTGGGCCAGGACCTCTTCCAGGACCATGCGCAGGGACACCCGCTCGATGGGAATCCGGCTGTACCGGCCGATGAAGTCATTTAACTCTTGGAAAAACGCCGGCGGCGGGGGCTCCTGGATGACGTTCAGCCGGATCAGGCCCCGGACGACCGACC is a genomic window of bacterium HR11 containing:
- the xynB_1 gene encoding Beta-xylosidase, with the protein product MRRSAPIAWLFLGVAALTHPTPPSSPDAARDHVGFLGDYRLPHVQCAFRRLGLRWARVDFRWDQIQPARDVFDWSGPDSLVRTARVLGLRLMVNLVGTPAWANGGQTPNVPPRDVRDWEDFVRAVVARYARFEGSDYGVHHWLIWNEPNLHKFFTGTEDEYLDRILIPAARLIHALDPTAQVGAPEMTHHWLRQLPRWNLLYVVHRALPYIDIITHHTLARPDEIAQVVDGIVGPTARGLGRPLWLTEVGWDTCDSPCGLDWQAHAYRWTLEYRQARSDWLPMVVFYVMWTGLPCHHDVLMPDFTCENGRVRPAFGTVLDFLEGRPFRDPFPACHESSGLCDVGPRTPPRSLPPECRPRGP
- the ftsH3 gene encoding ATP-dependent zinc metalloprotease FtsH 3, with the translated sequence MDLWQELTHAWQSRYPLVWVASWDEARVEQRLQALARAIFQKPDSLYVWTCIAGFGGASSDTRDPLQALEFIEAHPAGGIFMLKDFAPWLNGHPGLVRKLRDLYYRLRTQPKMVVMVSPDARVPELLKRELYLVPVDIPTEAEIVQYLQALFRTQAALQPWQALVPRLAATMRGLTFNEIFHLVQRLAQRPLQHEQDLFETVFAEKEQLVRKESALEYVPPRWSLEDLGGMDVLKDWLRKRAVLFTPEARRQDLPRPKGILIMGISGCGKSLAVKCVSSLWNLPLFRLDMNLIFSGAYGEPEWVFHQALRQVEAIAPAVLWIDEIEMGVGRYHETGGEGRSHIFSSFLTWLQERAGDVFVAATANRIHLLPAELLRKGRFDQIFYVDLPDDEERKEIFRIHLRKQGADPAGFDMVALAAMTKGWTGAEIEQAVVSARIEALHEGVPMTMDHLVTAIGQIVPLSKTMEDQIKAIKAWAYDRALPASSSAAKRYR